A window of the Hordeum vulgare subsp. vulgare chromosome 5H, MorexV3_pseudomolecules_assembly, whole genome shotgun sequence genome harbors these coding sequences:
- the LOC123453110 gene encoding serine/threonine-protein kinase BSK5-like, translating to MGARCSKLSACWWPPHFKSPRLENGAAGEDGSGVPVFAEYSLDELRAATDGFATDRIVSEHGEKAPNVVYRGTLFSSGATVAIKRFGRSAWPDARQFVEEARAVGLLRSGRLSNLIGCCCEGGERLLVAEFMPHDTLAKHLFHWETKPLSWAMRVRAALYVAQALEYCTLKGRALYHDLHAYRVLFDVDGNPRLSCFGLMKNSRDGKSYSTNLAFTPPEYLKTGRVIPESVVYSFGTILLDLLSGKHIPPSHALDLIRGRNITVLMDSCLEGHVSSSDGTEMVRLASRCLQYEARDRPNLKAVVSALASLQKDASAPSHTLLGISQDAVKENAEQVSFSATEKAYATANLEQVHELLENEGYDEDETASFKVSLSSWPGQPSESIQVKKNGDDAFQSKDFTTVLECYARFIDTGAMESPTMLVRRGFANVVLGRMEDALEDARRAEGISPEWPTAHYLQGMALIGLGMELDGHEKLRIAASLEAQRTGRN from the exons ATGGGGGCTCGCTGCTCCAAGCTCTCCGCCTGCTGGTGGCCGCCGCACTTCAAATCGCCCCGCCTCG AGAACGGCGCCGCCGGGGAGGACGGCAGCGGCGTCCCCGTCTTCGCGGAGTACAGCCTCGACGAGCTCCGCGCCGCCACCGACGGCTTCGCCACGGACCGCATCGTCTCCGAGCACGGCGAGAAGGCGCCCAACGTCGTCTACCGCGGCACCCTCTTCAGCTCCGGCGCCACCGTCGCCATCAAGCGCTTCGGCCGCTCCGCCTGGCCCGACGCGCGCCAGTTCGTG GAGGAGGCCAGGGCCGTTGGGCTGCTGCGGAGCGGTCGCCTGTCCAACCTCATCGGTTGCTGCTGCGAGGGCGGCGAGCGGCTGCTCGTCGCCGAGTTCATGCCGCATGATACCTTGGCAAAGCATCTCTTCCACT GGGAGACGAAACCATTGAGCTGGGCAATGAGGGTGCGAGCTGCACTCTATGTGGCCCAAGCACTGGAATACTGCACCCTCAAAGGGAGGGCTCTCTACCATGACCTTCATGCATACAGGGTCCTCTTTGATGTG GATGGCAACCCTAGATTGTCATGTTTTGGTTTGATGAAGAACAGCAGAGATGGGAAAAGCTACAGTACCAATTTGGCTTTCACACCTCCTGAGTATCTGAAGACAG GTAGAGTAATCCCTGAGAGTGTGGTCTACAGCTTCGGTACCATCTTGCTTGACCTCTTAAGTGGAAAACACATTCCACCAAGCCAT GCCCTTGACCTTATCAGAGGAAGGAACATCACTGTGCTCATGGATTCTTGCTTGGAAGGTCATGTCTCCAGTTCTGATGGAACTGAAATGGTGCGGTTAGCATCCCGCTGCTTGCAATATGAAGCTCGTGACCGGCCAAACCTGAAAGCAGTAGTGTCTGCTCTTGCAAGCCTTCAAAAAGACGCTTCC GCTCCTTCACATACTTTGCTGGGCATCTCACAGGATGCGGTCAAGGAGAACGCAGAGCAAGTTTCATTTTCTGCTACTGAGAAAGCTTATGCGACAGCAAACCTTGAGCAGGTGCATGAGTTGCTGGAAAATGAGGGATATGATGAGGATGAGACAGCAAGTTTTAAG GTGTCTTTAAGCTCATGGCCTGGTCAACCATCTGAGAGCATTCAGGTCAAGAAGAATGGAGATGATGCTTTTCAATCCAAAGATTTCACGACTGTGCTGGAGTGTTATGCAAGG TTTATCGACACCGGTGCAATGGAGTCTCCGACCATGCTAGTGCGGCGAGGCTTCGCGAACGTGGTGCTTGGAAGGATGGAGGATGCCCTGGAGGACGCAAGGAGAGCAGAGGGGATATCACCCGAGTGGCCGACGGCGCACTACCTGCAAGGGATGGCGCTCATCGGGCTCGGCATGGAGCTCGACGGCCATGAGAAGCTAAGGATAGCTGCGTCCTTGGAAGCCCAGAGAACCGGTAGGAACTAG